The DNA segment GCCACAACGCCAGCGCCTCGTCGGCCGACGCCAGCGCCTCGTCCCACGCCCCGCTCTCGACGGCGGCGGCCGCCTTGGCGCAGCAGCCGGCGAATACGGCGAGGTCGAGCTGACCCGGTTCGACGTCCAGGTAGTACCCGGGTGGCTGCCGCACGATCGGGGAGGCCACCTGCGACTGACTGCCGTCCCGCAGCGCGCGGCGCAGATTCGAGATGTAGGCCTGCAGGCCGGCCGTCGCGCTCCCGGGGGCGTCGTCACCCCAGACGGCGTCGATCAGCCGGTCGACCGACACCACCCGCCCCGCCGCGAGCAGCAGGACGGCGAGCACCGCACGCTGCTTCGGCGGGCCGATGTCGACCGGGCAGTCCGCGTGCACCACCTGCAGCGGCCCGAGCAAGCGAAACTGCACCCGACGAGCTTAAGGGCAGTCCCGCGTTCGCTCAGCGCGTCTGCGAGTACTTGTTCATCGCGTCGTCCAGCCGCTGCAGCGCCTCGCCGAACTGGGCGAAGTCACCGTTGCGCTGGGCGTCCTGCAGACCGCTCATCGCCTCCTGGACGTCCTGCAGCGCCTCGGCTTTCGCCTGCGACAGCTGCTGCGGTCCCGTCGGCCCCGGCACGGCGGCCGCGGGCGGGGACGCGGGAGCCTGCCCGGCCTGGTTGGCCGGAGGCTGCGCCGCCGGCTGCTGGCCGTCGGCCGGGGGCCGCGCGGCGGGCTGCTGACCGTCGGGCAGGTTGGCCGGTGCGGGACCGGTCGCCGTGGCGTCGGCGCCCGGACCGAACAGGTCGGTGAGCGCGTCCCGCACCGTCGGGCCGTAGCCGACCTGATCGTTGTAGAACATGGCCACCCGGATGAGGCGCGGGTACGTCGACGCCGCGTCACTGGTGCCCGGCGAGGCGTACACCGGCGCCACGTACAGCAGACCGCCCGGACCGACCGGCAGCGTCAGCAGGTTGCCCCACCGGATGCGGTTCTGGTTGTCGCGGCCGATCACACCGAGGTCCTGTGACACCGCGGTGTCGGTGCTGATCGCGTTGAACGCCAGCTTCGGACCGTTCACCTGACCCGGGATGGTCAGCACCGTGATCCGCCCGTAGTTCTCCGGATCGGAGCTGGCGCTCATGTACGCGGCGAGGAAGTCACGGCGGAACCGGTTCATCGCGCTGGTCAGCTGGAACGCGGCCGAAGTGTTGTTCTCCGCGAGGTCTTTGGCCACGATGTAGTACGGCGGCTGGAAGCTGCTGGCCGTCGGGTTCGGGTCCAGCGGGACGTCCCAGAAGTCCGACGTCGAGAAGAACGTCACCGGATCGTCGACGTGGTACTTCGCCAGCAGCGCGCGCTGCACCTTGAACAGATCCTCGGGGTAGCGCAGGTGCTCCTGCAGCTCCTGGGAGATCTCGCTCTTCGGCTTGATCGTGTCCGGGAACACCTTCATCCACGCCTGCAGCACGGGATCGCTCTCGTCCTGGGCGTACAGCGTCACCGTGCCGTCGTAGGCGTCGACGGTGGCCTTCACCGAGTTGCGGATGTAGGACACCTGCTTGTTGAGCGCCAACCGGTTGACGGCGACCTCGTTGGAGTCCGCGGTGGCCGACGACAGCGACGTCAGCTCCGAGTACGGGTAGTTGTCCAGCGTGGTGTAGCCGTCGACGATCCACACGATCTTCTTGTTGACGATCGCCGGGTAGACGGTGGTGTCGGTGGTCAACCAGGGGGCGACGGCCTCCACCCGGTCGGCCGGATCGCGGTTGAACAGGATCTTGCTGTTCTCGCCGATGACGTTGGAGAACAGGAAGTTGCGCTCGGCGAACTTCGCGGCGAACAGGCTTCGGGTCAGCCAGTTGCCGATCGGCACGCCACCGGAGCCGGTGTAGGTGTAGTTGCGGGTCTCGACGTTGTTCTCGTAGTCGTACTCCCGCGGGCCGCCGTTCTCACCGACGATCGCGTAGTCCGATGCGGTGTTGGCGATGACCGGGCCGAAGTAGATGCGGGGCTGATCCAGCGGCGCGGGACCTGGTGAGGAGACGTTGCCGTTGGCGCCCACCACGCTGGCGAGGAACTCGGGGTAGCCGCCGTTCTGGTTCGGGTCGTTGGCGATCCCGCGCACGGTGTTCGCCGGGGAGGCGATGAACCCGTTGCCGTGGGTGTAGACGGTGTGCCGGTTGATCCAGTCCCGCTGGTTGTCGATCAACCGGTCCGGGTTGAGCTCGCGGGCGGCGACGACGTAGTCGCGCAGGTTCCCGTCGGCGTCGCGGTAGCGGTCCATCGCCAACTGGTCGGGGAAGAAGTAGAAGTTCTTGCCCTGCTGGAACTGGGTGAACGCGGGGCTGACGATGTTGGGGTCCAGCACCCGGATGTTCGATGTCGTCGCCCGGTCGGCGGCGACCTGCTGCGCGGTCGCGGGCGCGTTGCCCGGATAGTCGCGGTAGGTCACCGTCTCATCGGTGAGCCCGTAGGCCTGCCGCGTGGCGGTGATACTGCGCGCGATGTATTCGCTTTCCTTCTGCGCGGCGTTGGGTTTGACGCTGAACTGCTCGACGACCAGCGGCCAGCCGGCGCCGACGACCATCGACGACAGCAGCAGCAGCACCACGCCGATCGCCGGGATGCGCAGATC comes from the Mycolicibacterium litorale genome and includes:
- a CDS encoding UPF0182 family protein, coding for MGMRPAARMPKLTRRSRILIGIALAVVLLLLIGPRFIDAYVNWLWFGELGYRSVFTTVLFTRVSVFLIVCLVIGAIVFAGLALAYRTRPVFVPTVGPNDPIARYRTTVMSRLRLFGIGIPAFIGILSGIVAQSYWVRIQLFLHGGEFGVTDPQFGLDLGFYAFELPFYRLVLSYLFVATFLAFVANLLGHYLFGGIRLTGRTGALSRSARIQLVSLVGTLVLLKAFAYWLDRYELLSHTRGGKPFTGAGYTDINAVLPAKLILLAIAVICAVAVFSAIVLRDLRIPAIGVVLLLLSSMVVGAGWPLVVEQFSVKPNAAQKESEYIARSITATRQAYGLTDETVTYRDYPGNAPATAQQVAADRATTSNIRVLDPNIVSPAFTQFQQGKNFYFFPDQLAMDRYRDADGNLRDYVVAARELNPDRLIDNQRDWINRHTVYTHGNGFIASPANTVRGIANDPNQNGGYPEFLASVVGANGNVSSPGPAPLDQPRIYFGPVIANTASDYAIVGENGGPREYDYENNVETRNYTYTGSGGVPIGNWLTRSLFAAKFAERNFLFSNVIGENSKILFNRDPADRVEAVAPWLTTDTTVYPAIVNKKIVWIVDGYTTLDNYPYSELTSLSSATADSNEVAVNRLALNKQVSYIRNSVKATVDAYDGTVTLYAQDESDPVLQAWMKVFPDTIKPKSEISQELQEHLRYPEDLFKVQRALLAKYHVDDPVTFFSTSDFWDVPLDPNPTASSFQPPYYIVAKDLAENNTSAAFQLTSAMNRFRRDFLAAYMSASSDPENYGRITVLTIPGQVNGPKLAFNAISTDTAVSQDLGVIGRDNQNRIRWGNLLTLPVGPGGLLYVAPVYASPGTSDAASTYPRLIRVAMFYNDQVGYGPTVRDALTDLFGPGADATATGPAPANLPDGQQPAARPPADGQQPAAQPPANQAGQAPASPPAAAVPGPTGPQQLSQAKAEALQDVQEAMSGLQDAQRNGDFAQFGEALQRLDDAMNKYSQTR